Proteins encoded together in one Peribacillus asahii window:
- a CDS encoding AtuA-related protein, which yields MKKKLYELAHSRAGDKGNTLMLSLIPYNEKDYPMICEKVTVEKVKKHLKNIVEGDIVRYEVPNISALQFVCHQALLGGVTTSLGMDTHGKSLSYALLEMEIEV from the coding sequence ATGAAGAAAAAATTGTATGAACTTGCTCATAGTCGTGCTGGGGATAAGGGAAATACGCTTATGCTATCTCTCATTCCTTATAATGAAAAGGACTACCCAATGATTTGCGAGAAGGTCACAGTTGAAAAAGTGAAAAAGCATTTAAAGAACATCGTAGAAGGTGATATTGTCCGTTATGAGGTGCCCAATATATCAGCGCTCCAGTTTGTATGCCATCAAGCTTTACTGGGAGGAGTGACCACTTCTTTAGGGATGGATACTCATGGAAAGAGTTTAAGCTATGCATTGCTAGAGATGGAAATTGAAGTATAA